One genomic region from Ptychodera flava strain L36383 chromosome 14, AS_Pfla_20210202, whole genome shotgun sequence encodes:
- the LOC139150396 gene encoding uncharacterized protein: MGLTNKFPKVSEMVTLVIFGLTLLGPLTSHASVLLNELNADNPSTDAKEYIELFNTADQTVSLENYVVVLYNGNGETAYDVITFSSSSSIAAKGFYLIGSSNVVPTPDVLLGDTNIIQNGIDAVALYYGDTSKFSIGMSVTNDSLVDAIVYDKGGDHDDSKLIDVLTPGQRTLHEDSGGDDVDESLSRCAGTDPLTLSQFLLTPHTPGSSNNCVPKTVILNELNADNPGTDQAEFIELYNTADSIVNLDNYVLVFYNGNDANRAYMVIALNGSIGANGYYVIGSALVDPMPDRLLPGDEHILQNGVDAVALYYGSPSLYTVGMTVTTDNLVDAIVYDNNGDHSDSLTNILTPGELTLHEDDYFYDFPDESLGRCTGTDPRILSQYWLGPITPGSDNNCSFPYPTAVISTTSSQQTSISQSTTPSIPVTSPIVINELNADNPGTDDQEFVELFNTENYQVQLQNYVLVFYTGSSDTAYAVIALPNDQTIPARGHFVVGSSNIIPTPDLILDGSISIQNGEDAVALYYGNPASYTIGMSVTNTGLIDAIVYDNGGQHDDTLTDVLTPGEDTLHEDSAHLAEDESLSRCTGTDPLKLSQFALTVPTPGATNVCNLTLSSPSPALPTLDPTLQPNIVINEFDVDASAQFIELYDGGVGDTILDGLVIALYDGVTSTVYLHYDLNGYKTSENGYFGIGTSQSEWTPDILVLPDLIKKDGINAIALYYTPASNVAPGTSVTNKDLVDALVYSSVDGNFDNHPLTTTLTTGQDVLVEDETISQEEGSFSRCRGWHPVQISSFLQTSATPRSDNNCTLPAVRINEVNVAFSGQSVHNYEFIELFDGGIGYQSLDGVLVVFYNGNGDVSYLTIDCTGYSTDADGYLIIAADVDSELDPEIKVPYNPQGFIQNGPDAVALHLAPPQQFPTSTPVTDLNLIDAVVYGTNDNPDLELLDALLPGQHQVNENSNFKPEDHSISRCECCQALNSSVYGLAPVTPRALSVSCTRNNETVTETLPVLQDLLRIYEVNADQEGDDMHEFIEIGSPYKSVSLDGIVLVLYSGGDDRSYKTIDLSGYQTNENGLFTLGSSMITPTPDVVVSEQSWIQNGPDAVALHKGKSSDFPRGTYVTDIGLIDAIVYGTNDKRDQELLDVLSPGQDQINEDWDHQPGDESIIRCYSNNAIDLMAFTPGHPSPGVINSCPLPPLVISEINVDQAGSDKAEYIEIQSLDRTGFPLNNLVVVLYNGKTDLSYYSIGIDGHRTDNNGLFLIGSNQVSVIPDLIINAPADGFIQNGPDAVAVYLGSVSDFPNGVFATNESLIDAIVYTTENDPPAQSLVDILTPDGQQVIEDDRFHDGDESINRCSVDDEVSIVVSHLSPKIKNICPLSGNITLSINEVGLVQNKNLIEVWDNGYGEALLDGYIIVVYNDNDLSIITFDLTGYTTNQQGYFVIGSDSSVQPGMAVDQDFLPMVNGGVAVYKAAALQFPNDTSATAENIVDAVVYSQQGNSADSLAEELLGSQGAKQVNSDDVQTGSNTISRCLSSNRLDSNAYVAGVLTPGSLNKCPVYDSDIIINEINPDQDGDDDMEFVELYDGGRGNTLLSYITLVMYNGDGFDSSYIAVDLDGFTTNADGYLVIGSANVLPAADIVLDSGSGGFLQDGPDAIAIHRAPATAFPYSTPVTDVSLLDAIVYSNNDNVDQVLLNTLTPGGRQVKDTTDLSGNDQSISRCNGNMRFDTSSYKLASPTPKSNNSCPSPPPKAEDIIINEMNADSPETDTHEFIELYDKGVGNTPLDGLILVFFNGADDDKSYYEMDLTGYRTNSDGFFVIGSDNVSPDVVVDFNFLQNGPDAAVLYNANIADFPRGTMATSDNMVDCIIYGTNDDQDDSLIAILTPGQIQVNENDGHLSTDESLSRCLSNDVVNLFAYIVSQPTPGMANNCTLSAIVINELNVDQPGVDEKEFIELYDGGRGYTSLDSLIIVLFNGQDNDKSYSTIPLQNYRTDSDGYFIIGSEGVSDYVDIIVSADNGFLQNGADAIALYRDDPRNFPDGTLPTQENLMDALVYGTTDNTDTSLVDALLPGQHQVDENGDFMEGDESISRCICCEPLKASLFGLGVPSPRESNNCTEGVYTPPPPVTTITTVPPTVPEAVINEVNPDNPSYDISEFIELYGPAGLDLSEMVVVLYNGNLNPPTSYYTIGLEGQKLNSQGFLVIGSVSLNPPPQVTLPDQDSGIIQNGADAVAVYKASMTDFPNGTPVTNKNLIDALVYTNDESKTSQALLDVLTPNSDIFVENDKWHETQDESINRCTCCDRRTSAVYALSYPSPGYENNCPSHAYSQGIQMRLVDADCEVWMSDDRYIQALINEIVDGVEAGCQCGFTPVYLQDSKIFCGSVVYQANMLAMSDEQLDYLFTNYTKYITETQYVEILGNTYTVDNLCVSDCAPDPERLSQGLSGGAIAGIVIAVLVSVVLVIAIAGFLYLKRHKSYGGLYGFEDKFKFSDACELDNIAGNGNTLHSFGNPVYDSKS; the protein is encoded by the exons ATGGGACTCACAAACAAGTTTCCAAAAGTTTCAGAGATGGTAACTTTGGTGATCTTTGGACTTACATTGCTAGGACCTCTCACCAGTCATGCAAGTGTACTTCTTAATGAACTGAATGCTGACAATCCCAGCACTGATGCCAAGGAGTACATTGAACTCTTCAACACAGCTGACCAAACCGTCTCATTAGAAAACTATGTTGTGGTTCTCTACAATGGAAACGGAGAAACTGCCTATGATGTCATCACGTTTAGTAGCAGTTCAAGTATAGCTGCCAAGGGCTTCTATTTGATTGGTTCATCCAATGTTGTTCCAACACCAGATGTTCTTCTAGGGGATACAAACATAATACAAAATGGCATTGATGCTGTAGCTCTGTATTATGGTGACACTTCTAAGTTTAGCATTGGTATGAGTGTGACCAATGACAGTCTTGTGGATGCTATTGTTTATGACAAAGGTGGTGACCATGACGACAGCAAACTGATAGATGTCCTGACTCCAGGACAAAGGACTCTACATGAAGATTCCGGTGGAGATGATGTGGATGAGTCTTTGAGTCGATGTGCCGGAACAGATCCATTGACGCTGTCACAATTCCTGCTGACTCCTCACACACCAGGAAGTAGCAACAACTGCGTTCCCAAAACAGTGATCTTGAATGAATTGAATGCTGACAACCCAGGAACAGATCAGGCAGAATTCATTGAACTCTACAACACAGCAGACTCCATAGTCAATCTTGACAACTATGTTTTAGTATTCTACAATGGAAATGATGCCAATAGAGCTTACATGGTGATAGCATTGAATGGAAGTATTGGTGCCAATGGCTATTATGTTATTGGATCAGCATTGGTTGATCCAATGCCAGACAGACTATTACCAGGTGATGAACACATCTTACAAAATGGAGTTGATGCTGTTGCTTTGTACTATGGTAGTCCATCACTGTACACAGTTGGTATGACAGTGACGACAGATAACTTGGTAGATGCCATAGTTTATGACAACAATGGAGACCATTCTGACAGCCTTACAAACATTTTAACTCCAGGAGAACTGACACTGCATGAAGatgattatttttatgattttcctGATGAGTCTCTTGGTCGATGCACTGGTACAGATCCAAGAATTCTTTCTCAGTACTGGCTAGGTCCAATAACACCTGGCTCAGACAACAACTGCAGTTTTCCATACCCTACAGCAGTGATATCTACTACGTCATCACAACAAACCAGTATTTCCCAGTCAACAACTCCATCAATACCTGTGACATCGCCTATTGTAATCAACGAACTCAATGCCGATAACCCTGGAACTGATGACCAAGAATTTGTTGAACTATTCAACACCGAAAATTATCAAGTGCAGCTGCAGAATTATGTTCTTGTTTTCTACACAGGCAGCAGTGACACAGCCTATGCTGTGATAGCATTACCAAATGATCAAACCATTCCAGCAAGAGGCCACTTTGTTGTAGGATCAAGCAATATTATCCCAACTCCAGACCTAATTCTTGATGGCAGCATATCAATTCAAAACGGCGAAGATGCTGTTGCCTTGTACTATGGCAATCCTGCAAGCTACACCATTGGTATGAGTGTCACCAACACTGGATTGATCGATGCTATAGTTTATGACAACGGTGGTCAACATGATGACACACTGACAGATGTGCTAACACCTGGTGAAGATACTCTCCATGAAGATAGTGCCCATCTTGCTGAAGATGAAAGCCTGAGTCGCTGCACTGGTACAGATCCTTTGAAGTTGTCACAGTTTGCTCTCACAGTGCCAACGCCAGGTGCCACCAATGTCTGTAATCTCACCCTGTCTTCGCCAAGCCCAGCTCTTCCAACTCTTGATCCAACACTGCAACCCAACATAGTCATCAATGAATTTGATGTGGATGCATCGGCTCAGTTTATTGAACTCTATGATGGTGGAGTTGGTGATACCATTCTAGATGGGTTGGTCATAGCTCTGTATGATGGGGTAACAAGTACTGTCTACTTGCATTACGATCTGAATGgttacaaaaccagtgaaaATGGCTATTTTGGTATTGGTACCAGCCAGTCAGAGTGGACCCCTGACATCTTAGTCTTGCCTGATCTCATCAAGAAGGATGGAATCAATGCCATAGCTTTGTATTACACACCAGCTTCCAATGTTGCACCGGGCACATCAGTGACAAACAAAGACCTTGTTGATGCCTTGGTCTATTCATCAGTGGATGGAAATTTCGACAACCACCCTCTCAccacaacactcacaacaggtCAAGATGTGCTTGTTGAAGATGAAACAATCTCACAAGAGGAGGGATCCTTCAGTCGCTGCAGAGGATGGCATCCAGTGCAGATTTCTTCATTCCTTCAAACATCTGCCACTCCGCGTAGTGACAACAATTGCACTCTACCAGCCGTCAGGATTAACGAAGTCAATGTAGCTTTTTCTGGTCAGTCAGTCCACAATTATGAGTTCATTGAACTTTTTGATGGTGGCATAGGTTATCAAAGCCTGGATGGTGTCTTGGTTGTTTTCTACAATGGAAATGGTGATGTGTCATACCTTACTATAGATTGTACTGGATACAGTACTGATGCAGATGGTTACCTGATCATTGCGGCAGATGTAGACAGTGAACTTGACCCTGAAATCAAGGTTCCTTATAATCCACAGGGATTTATCCAGAATGGTCCTGATGCGGTGGCTCTACATCTGGCCCCACCCCAGCAATTCCCTACAAGCACACCAGTGACAGATTTAAATCTCATTGATGCAGTTGTGTATGGCACCAATGACAACCCAGATTTGGAATTGTTGGACGCACTTCTACCTGGACAACATCAAGTGAATGAGAACAGTAACTTCAAACCCGAAGACCACAGCATCAGTAGATGCGAATGCTGCCAAGCGCTGAATTCATCTGTTTATGGCTTAGCTCCAGTCACTCCCCGTGCACTCAGTGTTAGTTGTACACGTAACAATGAAACTGTGACTGAAACCTTGCCTGTGCTGCAAGATTTGCTGAGAATCTATGAAGTCAACGCTGACCAAGAAGGGGATGATATGCATGAATTCATAGAGATTGGAAGTCCATACAAGTCTGTTTCATTAGATGGCATTGTATTGGTTCTTTACAGTGGAGGAGATGACAG ATCGTACAAGACAATTGATTTGTCGGGCTACCAGACCAATGAGAATGGTTTGTTCACATTAGGGTCATCAATGATTACTCCAACACCAGATGTGGTGGTCAGTGAACAGTCTTGGATTCAAAATGGTCCTGATGCAGTGGCCTTGCACAAG GGCAAGTCATCTGACTTTCCAAGAGGTACCTATGTGACTGACATTGGTTTAATTGATGCCATTGTGTATGGAACAAATGATAAAAGAGATCAAGAATTGTTAGATGTCCTATCACCAGGACAGGATCAAATTAATGAAGATTGGGATCATCAGCCAG GTGATGAGTCCATTATAAGATGTTATTCCAATAATGCCATTGACTTGATGGCATTTACACCGGGACACCCATCACCTGGTGTCATCAACTCATGTCCATTACCACCACTTGTGATCAGTGAAATCAACGTAGACCAGGCTGGATCAGATAAAGCTGAATATATTGAGATACAAAGTCTTGACAGGACTGGTTTTCCTCTCAATAATCTCGTAGTG GTGTTGTACAACGGCAAAACTGACCTGTCGTACTATTCAATTGGAATTGACGGTCATCGCACAGATAACAATGGCCTCTTCCTGATTGGCTCAAATCAAGTGTCAGTCATCCCAGATCTGATCATAAATGCACCAGCCGATGGATTCATACAGAATGGTCCAGATGCTGTGGCCGTATACCTCGGAAGTGTGTCTGATTTTCCAAATGGCGTATTTGCTACAAATGAGAGTTTGATCGATGCGATTGTTTATACCACAGAGAATGACCCACCTGCACAGTCATTGGTTGATATATTGACACCAGACGGGCAACAAGTCATTGAAGATGATCGATTTCATGATGGTGATGAATCCATTAATCGCTGCAGTGTTGATGATGAAGTCAGTATCGTGGTGTCCCATCTGTCACCTAAGATAAAGAACATCTGTCCACTGAGTGGTAACATTACACTCAGCATCAATGAAGTTGGAttggttcaaaataaaaatttgatagAAGTTTGGGACAATGGATATGGAGAGGCCCTTCTTG ACGGCTATATTATTGTGGTCTACAATGATAATGATCTGTCAATCATTACCTTTGATTTGACTGGTTACACAACCAATCAGCAAGGATACTTTGTGATAGGATCAGACAGCAGTGTTCAGCCTGGAATGGCAGTAGATCAAG ATTTCCTACCCATGGTGAATGGTGGTGTTGCTGTGTACAAAGCCGCCGCATTACAATTCCCCAATGATACATCAGCGACAGCAGAAAACATTGTAGATGCAGTGGTGTACAGTCAACAAGGAAACTCTGCTGATAGTCTGGCTGAAGAATTGCTCGGTTCCCAAGGTGCTAAACAG GTGAATTCTGATGATGTACAGACAGGAAGCAATACCATCAGTAGATGTCTGTCCAGTAATAGACTTGATTCTAATGCATACGTGGCAGGTGTTCTGACTCCTGGATCTCTCAATAAGTGTCCAGTGTATGatagtgacatcatcatcaatgAAATCAATCCAGATCAGGACGGAGATGATGACATGGAATTTGTAGAGTTGTATGATGGAGGTAGAGGCAATACATTGTTGTCTTACATCACTCTTGTAATGTACAATGGTGATGGCTTTGACAGTTCGTACATTGCTGTTGACCTTGATGGCTTCACTACCAATGCTGATGGTTATCTTGTCATTGGATCTGCTAATGTACTGCCAG CTGCAGATATTGTACTTGACTCAGGAAGTGGTGGTTTCCTACAGGATGGACCAGATGCCATAGCCATCCATCGTGCTCCGGCCACAGCGTTTCCGTACAGTACACCAGTCACTGATGTCAGCTTATTAGATGCTATAGTCTATAGTAACAACGACAATGTGGATCAAGTTTTACTGAACACACTTACACCAG GAGGAAGACAGGTCAAAGATACCACAGATCTTTCTGGAAATGATCAAAGTATTAGCCGTTGCAATGGCAACATGCGATTTGATACATCAAGCTATAAGTTAGCATCTCCAACTCCAAAATCCAATAACTCTTGTCCAAGTCCCCCTCCTAAGGCCGAAG ACATAATAATCAATGAAATGAATGCTGACAGTCCAGAAACTGACACtcatgaattcattgagttgtATGACAAAGGCGTTGGTAATACACCATTAGATGGTCTCATACTGGTGTTCTTCAATGGTGCTGATGATGATAAATCATACTATGAAATGGATCTCACTGGTTACAG GACAAATAGTGATGGTTTCTTTGTCATTGGTAGTGACAATGTGTCTCCAGATGTTGTAGTTGACTTCAACTTTCTGCAGAATGGTCCTGATGCTGCAGTCTTATACAATGCCAACATTGCTGACTTCCCCCGTGGTACCATGGCAACCAGTGATAACATGGTGGATTGTATCATCTATGGAACCAATGATGATCAGGATGACAGTCTTATAGCAATCCTGACACCAGGACAGATCCAAGTGAACGAGAATGATGGTCATCTCAGTACAGATGAATCACTGTCAAGGTGTCTTTCAAATGATGTGGTGAATTTATTTGCATACATAGTGTCTCAACCCACCCCAG GAATGGCCAACAACTGTACTTTATCTGCTATTGTGATCAATGAGTTGAATGTTGACCAACCTGGTGTTGATGAGAAAGAATTCATAGAGTTATATGATGGTGGCAGAGGCTATACATCCCTTGATTCACTAATTATAGTACTATTCAATGGACAGGACAATGATAAATCCTACAGCACCATTCCATTGCAGAACTACAGAACAGACAG tGATGGGTATTTTATCATTGGTTCTGAAGGAGTATCTGACTATGTGGACATTATAGTCAGTGCTGACAATGGTTTCCTTCAGAATGGTGCAGATGCCATAGCTTTGTACCGGGATGATCCCAGAAACTTCCCTGATGGTACTCTACCAACCCAGGAAAACCTTATGGACGCACTTGTCTATGGAACAACTGACAATACGGATACCTCTCTTGTGGATGCCCTGTTGCCTGGGCAACATCAGGTTGATGAGAATGGTGACTTCATGGAAGGTGATGAGAGTATAAGCCGCTGCATCTGTTGTGAACCACTGAAGGCTTCTCTATTTGGACTTGGTGTTCCGTCTCCCAGAGAGTCAAATAACTGTACTGAAGGTGTGTACACACCACCACCTCCTGTGACTACTATCACCACAGTTCCTCCAACTGTACCTGAAGCAGTCATCAATGAAGTCAACCCTGACAATCCCAGCTACGACATCAGTGAGTTCATAGAGCTGTACGGACCAGCAGGACTTGATCTCAGTGAAATGGTCGTGGTCTTGTATAACGGTAACCTGAATCCACCAACTTCTTACTACACCATTGGATTGGAAGGACAAAAGTTAAATAGCCAGGGTTTCCTTGTGATTGGCTCAGTCAGTTTGAATCCTCCCCCACAAGTCACATTACCGGATCAGGACTCTGGAATTATCCAGAATGGAGCCGATGCAGTGGCTGTCTACAAAGCCAGCATGACAGATTTTCCTAATGGCACTCCTGTCACCAACAAAAACTTAATAGATGCTCTGGTTTATACCAATGATGAAAGCAAAACAAGCCAGGCACTCCTTGATGTCTTGACTCCAAACAGTGATATATTTGTGGAAAATGACAA ATGGCATGAGACTCAGGACGAATCCATCAACAGATGTACTTGCTGTGACAGAAGGACCTCCGCTGTGTATGCATTGTCCTACCCTAGCCCTGGTTATGAGAACAACTGTCCCAGCCATGCCTACTCTCAAGGCATTCAAATGAGACTTGTGGATGCTGATTGTGAAGTGTGGATGTCTGATGACagatatatacaggctttgatAAATGAGATTGTAGATGGTGTTGAGGCAGGGTGTCAGTGTGGATTTACTCCAGTCTATTTACAAG ACTCCAAGATATTCTGTGGTAGCGTGGTATACCAGGCCAACATGCTTGCCATGTCTGATGAACAACTGGACTATCTATTTACCAACTACACAAAGTATATCACTGAGACACAGTATGTGGAAATACTGGGTAATACCTACACAGTAGACAATCTGTGTGTCTCAGACTGTGCACCCGATCCTGAAAGGTTATCACAAg GTTTATCTGGTGGTGCCATCGCTGGTATTGTGATCGCTGTATTGGTGTCAGTTGTCTTGGTGATTGCAATTGCTGGATTTCTCTACTTGAAAAGACATAAAAG TTATGGTGGACTGTATGGTTTTGAAGACAAGTTCAAGTTTTCTGATGCCTGTGAACTTGACAATATTGCTGGTAATGGCAATACCCTCCATAGCTTTGGTAATCCAGTTTATGACTCCAAGTCATAG